In the genome of Desulfitibacter sp. BRH_c19, one region contains:
- a CDS encoding CRISPR-associated protein Cas1 — translation MQLVINTPGAYLCKRGDCFQIQKDNEKQEISAKKVEQILITTRTALSTDAIELAIENNIDIVLLKSTGQPLGRVWHSKLGSISTIRRKQLFLQEHKLGLELVREWILQKLDNQIKHLSKLSMNRRDDRKQIISEAVNRIKEQIKNVEGISHSKFISEVRDSLQGYEGVASRAYFCVLSEVILEKYKFSGRSRNPALDPFNCMLNYGYGILYSSVEKACIIAGLDPYIGIMHTDNYNKKALVFDLIEMYRGYIDEIVFKLFSTKKVKKEHFDQEGDGYYLNQEGKKALITLYNDEMEKKVRYKGRNIAFQNIIQYDCHNIANRILKESL, via the coding sequence TAATGAGAAACAGGAGATTTCAGCCAAAAAAGTTGAACAAATCTTAATAACCACAAGAACTGCTTTATCTACAGATGCTATTGAACTTGCAATAGAAAACAATATTGATATTGTTCTTTTGAAAAGCACAGGACAACCTCTAGGAAGGGTCTGGCACTCCAAACTTGGCAGCATAAGCACTATAAGAAGAAAACAATTATTTTTACAAGAGCATAAATTAGGCTTAGAACTTGTAAGAGAATGGATTCTACAGAAATTAGATAATCAAATAAAGCACCTAAGTAAGCTTAGCATGAATCGAAGAGATGATAGAAAGCAGATTATTAGTGAAGCTGTTAACAGGATAAAGGAACAAATAAAAAATGTTGAAGGTATTTCTCACAGTAAATTTATCTCTGAAGTAAGGGATAGCTTGCAGGGATATGAAGGGGTAGCAAGCCGTGCCTATTTCTGTGTATTGAGTGAGGTTATTTTAGAAAAATACAAATTTAGTGGACGAAGTAGAAATCCTGCACTAGATCCATTTAATTGCATGCTCAATTATGGTTATGGGATTTTATACTCTAGCGTAGAAAAGGCTTGTATCATTGCTGGGTTGGACCCATACATAGGTATTATGCATACAGATAACTATAACAAAAAAGCACTAGTATTTGATTTGATTGAAATGTACAGAGGATATATTGATGAAATTGTATTTAAGCTATTTTCCACAAAAAAAGTAAAAAAGGAGCACTTTGATCAAGAAGGTGATGGATACTATCTAAACCAAGAAGGGAAAAAAGCTTTAATAACACTTTATAATGATGAAATGGAAAAGAAGGTCAGATATAAAGGTAGAAACATAGCCTTTCAAAATATTATTCAGTATGATTGCCATAATATAGCCAATAGAATTCTGAAGGAGAGTTTATAA
- a CDS encoding CRISPR-associated protein Cas2, with translation MLVWVIYDIVSDKVRGKVARQCTNVGLYRVQKSVFLGDVEDNVLDELILCLEDTVDLDKDSVYVFPMSKAELKKAGLIGQAFDKELVTNEIISKFF, from the coding sequence ATGCTTGTTTGGGTAATCTATGATATTGTTAGTGACAAGGTTAGGGGAAAGGTTGCAAGGCAATGCACAAACGTTGGGTTATATAGAGTACAAAAAAGTGTATTTTTGGGAGATGTAGAAGACAATGTATTAGATGAGCTAATATTATGCCTAGAGGATACGGTAGATTTAGATAAAGATTCTGTATATGTGTTTCCCATGAGTAAAGCAGAGCTAAAAAAGGCGGGACTTATCGGACAAGCTTTTGATAAGGAGCTAGTAACAAATGAAATCATTTCAAAGTTTTTTTAA
- a CDS encoding CRISPR-associated protein Cas4: MKSFQSFFNENQYYVTPSEIIEFMYCRRFIYFMKCLGIRQYEENRYKVQKGRVIHDKKEKQNREYLRKKLGVVAKEMDVSLVSNTYKIRGKVDEVLTLLDGTLAPLDYKFTKYDGVLYQTYLTQVVMYGLMIEETYDRVVKKGFIVYCRGGHDVKEIEITEKNKTDLKETIREFLEVIQGHFPKATRFKARCLDCCYKNICVR; this comes from the coding sequence ATGAAATCATTTCAAAGTTTTTTTAATGAAAATCAATACTATGTCACTCCTTCAGAAATTATAGAATTCATGTATTGTAGAAGATTCATTTATTTCATGAAATGTCTAGGAATCCGTCAATATGAAGAAAATAGATATAAGGTTCAAAAGGGAAGAGTAATTCATGATAAAAAAGAAAAACAAAACAGGGAATATTTAAGGAAAAAACTAGGAGTTGTCGCGAAGGAAATGGATGTTTCTCTAGTGTCTAATACATATAAGATAAGAGGAAAAGTGGATGAAGTATTAACCCTATTAGATGGAACCCTGGCACCCCTAGATTATAAATTTACAAAATATGATGGTGTACTCTATCAAACATACCTTACACAGGTAGTTATGTATGGTTTGATGATAGAGGAAACATATGATAGAGTTGTTAAAAAAGGATTTATTGTCTATTGTAGAGGTGGTCATGATGTAAAGGAAATAGAGATTACCGAAAAGAATAAAACCGATTTAAAAGAAACCATTAGAGAATTTCTAGAGGTAATCCAGGGACATTTCCCGAAAGCTACAAGATTTAAAGCTAGATGTTTGGATTGTTGCTATAAAAATATTTGCGTGAGGTAA